The following proteins come from a genomic window of Malus domestica chromosome 02, GDT2T_hap1:
- the LOC103418386 gene encoding leucine-rich repeat receptor-like serine/threonine-protein kinase BAM1, whose product MRLLFFLLLLLLHHHSLSAIAMSNYRALLSLKSSITSDPNSALSTWTPTTSHCTWSGVTCDSSRRYVTSLDLSGLDLTGTLSPDLAHLRFLANLTLADNQFSGPIPPEISALSGLRLLNLSNNVFNTTFPPKLSNLTRLTVLDLYNNNLTGDLPVSVTHMTSLRHLHLGGNFFSGQIPPEFGRFPFLEYLAVSGNELGGPIPPEIGNLTTLKELYIGYFNSYEGGIPPEIGNLSNLVRFDAANCNLTGEVPPELGRLQNVDTLFLQVNALSGSLTPELGYLKSLKSMDLSNNVFTGEIPGSFSELKNLTLLNLFRNRLHGAIPDFIGDLPELQVLQLWENNFTGSIPQGLGKNGKLQILDLSSNKLTGTLPPDMCFGNNLQTLITLSNFLFGPIPESLGRCDSLSRIRMGDNYLNGSIPKGLLSLPKLTQVELQDNLLDGSFPETDSISGNLGQISLSNNRLSGSLPPTIGNFSGVQKLLLDGNKFSGRIPPEIGRLQQLSKIDFKHNKFMGSITPEISHCKLLTFVDLSRNELSGEIPKEVTGMRILNYLNLSRNHLVGSIPSSISTMQSLTSVDFSYNNLSGLVPGTGQFSYFNYTSFLGNPDLCGPYLVPCKDGVANGTHQPHVKGALTASLKLLLVIGLLLCSIVFAVAAIIKARSLKKASDSRAWKLTAFQRLDFTVDDVLDSLKEDNIIGKGGAGIVYKGAMPSGDNVAVKRLPAMSRGSSHDHGFNAEIQTLGRIRHRHIVRLLGFCSNHETNLLVYEYMPNGSLGEVLHGKKGGHLHWDTRYKIAIEAAKGLCYLHHDCSPLIVHRDVKSNNILLDSNFEAHVADFGLAKFLQDSGTSECMSAIAGSYGYIAPEYAYTLKVDEKSDVYSFGVVLLELVSGRKPVGEFGDGVDIVQWVRKMTDSNKEGVLKILDPRLPSVPLHEVMHVFYVAMLCVEEQAVERPTMREVVQILTELPKAPGSKLVEDSAITESSPPPATTASESPGTTSKDTKDQPPLQSPPPDLLSI is encoded by the exons ATGCGGctccttttcttcctcctcctcctcctcctccaccaccactCTCTCTCCGCCATCGCAATGTCCAACTACCGCGCCCTCCTCTCCCTCAAGTCCTCCATAACCTCCGACCCCAACTCCGCCCTTTCCACCTGGACCCCCACCACCAGCCACTGCACTTGGTCCGGCGTCACCTGCGACTCCTCCCGCCGCTACGTCACCTCCCTCGACCTCTCCGGCCTCGACCTCACCGGCACTCTCTCCCCTGACCTCGCCCACCTCCGCTTCCTCGCCAACCTCACCCTCGCCGATAACCAGTTCTCGGGTCCCATCCCGCCCGAGATCTCCGCCCTCTCCGGCCTCCGCCTCCTCAACCTCTCCAACAACGTCTTCAACACCACCTTCCCCCCCAAGCTCTCCAACCTCACCCGCCTCACCGTCCTTGACCTCTACAACAACAACCTCACGGGCGACCTCCCCGTCTCCGTCACCCACATGACCTCCCTCCGCCACTTGCATTTGGGCGGCAACTTCTTCTCCGGCCAGATCCCTCCCGAGTTCGGCCGCTTCCCATTCCTCGAGTACTTAGCCGTCTCCGGCAACGAACTCGGCGGCCCAATACCCCCCGAAATCGGCAACTTAACCACCTTGAAAGAGCTCTACATCGGCTACTTCAACAGCTACGAAGGCGGAATACCGCCCGAAATCGGAAACTTATCCAATCTCGTCCGCTTCGACGCCGCCAACTGTAACTTAACCGGAGAGGTCCCGCCGGAGCTGGGTCGACTGCAAAATGTCGACACCCTGTTTCTCCAGGTCAATGCTCTTTCCGGTTCGTTGACACCCGAGCTGGGTTACCTCAAGAGCTTGAAATCCATGGACTTATCCAACAACGTCTTTACCGGCGAGATTCCGGGTTCCTTTTCGGAGCTCAAGAACTTGACCCTTTTGAATCTCTTCCGAAACAGGCTCCACGGCGCCATTCCCGACTTTATCGGCGACTTGCCGGAGCTCCAGGTGTTGCAGCTCTGGGAGAACAACTTCACCGGCAGCATCCCTCAGGGTCTGGGAAAAAACGGGAAGCTCCAAATTCTCGACCTTTCGTCGAACAAGTTGACGGGAACTCTCCCTCCCGATATGTGTTTCGGGAACAATCTCCAGACGCTCATCACTCTGTCAAACTTCCTTTTCGGGCCGATTCCCGAGTCGCTTGGCCGGTGCGATTCGCTGAGTCGGATTCGAATGGGTGACAACTACCTCAACGGGTCGATTCCGAAAGGGCTGCTTAGTTTGCCCAAGCTTACACAAGTCGAGTTGCAGGATAATCTCTTAGACGGTTCGTTTCCCGAGACAGATTCAATCTCGGGGAATCTCGGCCAGATTAGTCTCTCCAATAACCGGCTTTCCGGGTCTCTTCCGCCCACCATCGGCAACTTCTCCGGCGTCCAGAAGCTTCTTCTCGACGGAAACAAGTTCTCGGGTCGAATTCCACCCGAGATTGGGCGATTACAGCAGCTATCCAAGATCGATTTCAAGCACAACAAGTTCATGGGTTCCATAACCCCCGAAATCAGCCATTGCAAGCTCTTGACATTCGTCGATCTCAGCCGAAACGAGCTCTCCGGTGAGATTCCGAAGGAGGTTACTGGTATGAGGATACTGAACTACCTCAACCTGTCGAGAAACCATCTTGTGGGCAGCATTCCGTCGTCTATATCCACAATGCAGAGCTTGACATCTGTGGACTTTTCGTATAACAATCTTTCGGGTTTGGTTCCGGGCACTGGTCAGTTCAGTTACTTCAATTACACTTCGTTTCTGGGAAACCCCGATCTCTGCGGTCCCTATTTGGTTCCCTGCAAAGACGGGGTTGCCAATGGCACTCACCAACCACATGTCAAGGGTGCACTCACTGCTTCCCTGAAGCTATTGCTTGTTATTGGGTTGCTTCTGTGCTCGATCGTATTCGCCGTTGCAGCGATAATCAAGGCCCGGTCGTTGAAGAAAGCAAGCGATTCCCGAGCTTGGAAACTGACTGCATTCCAACGGTTGGACTTCACGGTTGATGATGTGTTGGATTCGTTGAAGGAGGACAACATTATTGGGAAAGGAGGGGCTGGGATTGTGTACAAGGGAGCTATGCCTAGTGGTGACAATGTGGCTGTCAAAAGACTCCCTGCAATGAGCAGAGGCTCCTCCCACGACCACGGATTCAACGCTGAAATCCAAACTCTTGGTCGAATTCGACACAGGCACATTGTAAGACTATTGGGTTTCTGTTCGAATCACGAGACAAATCTTTTAGTCTACGAGTACATGCCCAATGGGAGCTTGGGTGAAGTTCTTCATGGTAAGAAAGGGGGTCACTTGCATTGGGACACAAGGTACAAAATCGCCATTGAGGCTGCAAAGGGTCTATGCTATCTTCACCACGACTGCTCGCCTTTGATCGTCCACAGAGACGTGAAGTCGAATAACATCCTTCTCGACTCCAATTTCGAAGCTCATGTTGCTGATTTCGGCCTTGCCAAGTTCCTGCAGGATTCCGGAACATCCGAATGCATGTCTGCAATTGCTGGTTCTTATGGATATATTGCTCCAG AGTATGCATACACATTGAAGGTTGATGAGAAGAGCGACGTTTATAGCTTCGGTGTGGTTCTCTTGGAGCTTGTTAGCGGCAGGAAACCGGTTGGTGAATTTGGGGACGGAGTAGACATAGTCCAATGGGTGCGAAAAATGACAGACTCAAACAAGGAAGGAGTCCTCAAAATCCTTGACCCTAGACTCCCTTCAGTTCCTCTCCACGAGGTTATGCACGTATTTTACGTTGCAATGCTCTGTGTGGAAGAACAAGCAGTGGAGCGTCCAACAATGCGAGAAGTGGTTCAAATTCTAACCGAGCTTCCAAAGGCACCTGGCTCAAAACTGGTAGAGGATTCAGCCATCACAGAGTCCTCCCCTCCCCCTGCCACTACTGCATCCGAGTCTCCAGGTACAACGTCAAAAGACACGAAAGACCAGCCACCACTGCAGTCTCCGCCGCCTGATCTTCTTAGCATATGA
- the LOC103405384 gene encoding probable hexokinase-like 2 protein, which translates to MRKKVAVVASVIVTTTVVAASVLLRQWKRKKQRQWRETQKILRKFARDCATPVPKLWQVSNALVSDMKACLASGGTITTLNMLVSYVAALPTGDEEGFYYGVNLRGTNFLILCARLGGKNNPISDLNREEIPIPSNLMAATAKELFDFIAVELGRFVSEHPNTSAKEMSKLGCIVSCPVEQSVVSDGTAIKWKSFSADSKVGKKLVSDFNKALEEHGVKLRVYAMVDDTVGNLAGGRYYNRESVAAVTLAMGTDAAYVEPANAALQWHGPSPKLGDMVISTQWGDFSSPHLPITIFDTCLDAESPNPGCRRFEKLISGMYLGEIVRRVLLKMAQETALFGDTVPSKLMTRYQLSSPDMAAMHQDTSEDHEIVGEKLKKVFGITSTSPRAREVVSEVCDIVAERGARLAGAGILGIIKKLGRIENKKSVVTVEGGIYEHYRVFRNYLNSSVWEMLGNDLSDNVVIEHSHGGSGTGALFLAASQMEMQNDDPNPDHDPDTDPGNDDDEPDIDDPHPGNDDHDRGNDVRDPNPDT; encoded by the exons ATGAGGAAGAAGGTGGCGGTGGTGGCATCAGTGATCGTAACTACCACAGTGGTAGCGGCATCAGTTTTACTGAGACAGTGGAAGCGGAAGAAACAGCGTCAATGGAGAGAAACACAAAAAATACTACGCAAATTTGCCAGGGACTGCGCCACTCCGGTGCCAAAGCTTTGGCAGGTCTCAAATGCCTTGGTGTCTGACATGAAAGCTTGCCTTGCTTCCGGTGGGACCATCACAACGCTCAACATGCTGGTTTCCTATGTCGCTGCCCTCCCCACCGG AGATGAGGAAGGATTTTATTATGGCGTAAATTTGCGGGGAACGAACTTCTTGATCTTGTGTGCCAGACTTGGAGGGAAGAACAACCCCATTTCAGATTTAAATAGGGAGGAGATTCCCATTCCCTCCAATCTCATGGCTGCTACTGCAAAG gaattatttgattttattgctGTGGAGCTAGGAAGGTTTGTTTCAGAACATCCCAATACCTCAGCAAAGGAGATGAGCAAACTTGGTTGTATAGTATCATGTCCAGTCGAACAATCTGTTGTCTCCGATGGAACCGCTATCAAATGGAAGAGTTTCTCAGCTGATAGCAAA GTTGGAAAAAAGTTGGTGAGTGACTTCAACAAAGCTCTGGAGGAACATGGAGTGAAATTGCGGGTTTACGCAATG GTTGATGATACCGTAGGAAATTTGGCAGGAGGTAGATACTACAACAGAGAAAGCGTGGCTGCGGTTACTCTAGCAATGGGCACCGATGCTGCTTATGTAGAGCCTGCAAATGCAGCTCTCCAGTGGCATGGTCCATCGCCTAAATTAGGCGACATG GTAATTAGCACACAGTGGGGAGATTTCAGTTCTCCTCATCTTCCAATAACCATCTTTGATACTTGTTTAGATGCTGAAAGCCCAAATCCTGGATGCCGG AGATTCGAGAAGCTGATTTCGGGAATGTATCTGGGAGAAATTGTGAGAAGAGTATTACTGAAGATGGCGCAGGAAACAGCATTATTCGGAGACACGGTGCCTTCAAAACTCATGACTCGTTACCAATTGAG TTCACCTGATATGGCTGCCATGCATCAAGATACATCAGAGGATCACGAAATTGTCGGCGAAAAACTGAAGAAAGTTTTTGGG ATCACTAGTACTTCTCCAAGGGCGAGGGAGGTAGTTTCGGAGGTTTGTGACATCGTTGCAGAACGTGGAGCCCGTCTTGCTGGAGCTGGTATTCTTGGGATAATTAAGAAGCTTGGGAgaattgaaaacaagaaaagtGTAGTAACCGTGGAAGGCGGGATTTACGAGCACTATAGAGTCTTCAGAAATTATCTCAACAGCAGTGTGTGGGAAATGCTTGGGAATGATCTTTCAGACAATGTTGTCATTGAACATTCTCATGGTGGTTCAGGAACTGGAGCCCTATTTCTTGCTGCATCCCAAATGGAAATGCAGAACGACGATCCTAATCCTGATCATGACCCTGATACTGATCCAggtaatgatgatgatgaacctGACATTGATGATCCCCATCCTGGTAATGACGATCATGATCGTGGTAATGATGTTCGTGATCCTAATCCGGATACCTGA